The Neodiprion lecontei isolate iyNeoLeco1 chromosome 2, iyNeoLeco1.1, whole genome shotgun sequence genome segment TCGACTATCAGTCTGTATTGGTCTTCAACGTGCTCTAATTCGTGAGTGATGTTGGTCGCCGTATCCAAAGACTGGGTCAAATCCAGAGTCGCCAAAGTGATGTTGATGTTCCCAATCATTTCCTGTTGCTGGTCGCTCTTCTCTTGGAGTTTAGAAGCACTTACGCTCAGAGCTTGCACCATTCGACGTAAATTCCCAAGTTCCTCACGCGTAAGAGAAAGTTCTGCTGCTTTCCTCGCCGCGTTGACGTCCAATCGTGCGATTTCTCGTTTCATGTCCGGTTGATTCGTGTCAACTTTGTCTTCGATTGCTTGGACAGATTCGAACAGTTCCACCATCGATTCCCGTACCTTAGAGACAGCCGTTACTTCTCGCGATATGTTAAACAGCTGTTTTGAAAAACTGTGCTGAACGGTTTCTAAAGCAGTTAAACGCTTTGTTACATAATCTTGATTTTCGTATATAACACGTTTCTCAACGAGTCCGCGTTTCCGAGAGACCATTGAAATCTTACGCTCAAGATTCATCAATCGCTCTTCTATGTAACGATTCGATGACGCTCGTAAAAGGCTGTGTCGCGTGTGGTGATTGATGTGTTGTCTTCTGATCTCGTTGTAAATATTATTGTGCTGAAGAGATGGGTTATCCTTGTAGTGCATGGATATCTCAGGTCGGCATTTCAAGGATTTCATTTCAATCTGGACACTTGACATctgcaacgaaaaaaaaaaaatattcattagaACATACTGACGATTCAAAAACACGTTATTGACGGATGGTCATAATTATTTGTCTATACATTAATACAATACATACAATCATTATTGGCATTTCCGAGGACGTGGGTCTAGAGTGAACCCAATTAAATTCGGAGTGCAGGGTGGATCGAGTGAGGGGATACACCGTGAAATTACCGGGAAGTCAAATGCTCGATCCGTCTGTGGAGTGGAGGTATAACCCACTTGGCATCCCACTATTCACCATATGGCATATGGCACATCCCGTAGGTAAGCGAGAAATTCGCGTCTGACGCTTGATATTTTGTTAAACTTTGCTGGGACCGATTTTAACAAATGAGTTGATTTTTTAGTAAAACACCCTGCCTAcgtattaataaaatattaaccAAGATTGTTACAGGATTTCATGAAGACACCACAAATTTCCACAAAGACTTTCGAATATTTCTTCAGAGAAAACCGGAGTATGTTTCAGAGAGAAAATATTGCTTAAAGTCTGTCAATTAAATTTCCGCAAAACGAACGTGattatttccaaaaaatttgtctGAAATGCTGTCAATGAGTTTTGCAAATTTcggagagaaaattttaccagaGTGAATGCAAGAGTTTACCTGTACCTCTGAAAAAGTGCAGTACACGCACGATAATTAGTGAAAGTAATGGAGTCAGTATATAGCGCAGTAATGATCGCAGGCATAAAAGTGCAATGTTGGTTTTGATTCTGCGACACCGCTAGCGCCTACAGATTTTTTGTTAGGTATATCATCGGTGTAAAATAGGGGCCGAAGAGTTCCTCGCAAGCCGAAGTAACTAGATAAGCAATCGCCAAAGGTTTTACCCCATAGCTGTGTGCTTCGACGCAAGTAAATTAAGCAGATGACGAGCGATGGGATACGGCTGGCTACACGCCAGGTGCAGTTGAGAGTGAGCCGGACCGAGGGGCAGGAGGAGGGAATGCGTTCGTACCACGCATCGTTCCTGCAAGTTGGAAAGGTGCAACGGGGGTATGGGCAGGTCGAGCATCGGAATGGAACGTAGGGCAGGGAGAAAAGGGGAACCATGTTGCGGCAGCTGCTACCCGCCAAaacgaaaaatacaaaagaaaGAATCGAACGGGCCGGCTGCCAGTGCCTGCTGCCCGGCAGGTGTACTCTGCCCTCATGTAAATACGGCCTCTGTACTCTGGCAAATAACGTGAGTTGGTCACAGCCGCCcacgggggggggggtcaaACGAAATTAGAAGAACAACTTGTCGCGTTGCGGATCGCAAGGATTCAATTCTGTACAACTTTCAAGTGGATCGGATCGTATATAATAATGCTCGCTGACTTCTAAGTAAAGATTTAAAGATTACACTGCTCGATACAGTAACTGAATTTTATagttttcaattataaaatcatCTAATTACACATTGttgattgtaaaaattattattcttatgcGTCATATCTGTGATTTTTCAAGATATCCCCAAAACGGAATGAGGGATTCTAACGAGcataaaaatatcgtttttACGCATCCATCCAGCTTCTGAtgtgttgaaaattatagGATGCATCGATTTGTTATAAGATTATAGGTTTACCTGACTAACGACTTCGGCGCACGATCGCGAAATCTGAGTGGATCGTTCTTTGACCGTCCCGATATCCACCCGCATCGTGCCCAGGGTCGCCTCGATACGCGTGATCCTTACTCCGAGGCTTCGGATCCCGCGACCGACTTCGGCTACGTCACCACGAAGAAGAGTCAATTCGCTACGCATCCTGGAACGCTCGGCAAGTTCCTCGCTAGCATTTCTCGTTCGAAGTACTTCAGCAACTTCGGCTTGTAATTCAGTAACAGCGCTCCCCAACCAGCGCACCCTTAACTTTTCGTTCTTCGCTTCGTTGCCACTTCCACCGCGAAGTAGCGTCACTTCCTTCCTGCGGAAACGTTCATTATGTATTTCATGCATTACGATGTACTCCTTTTGTAAGATCAATTGGAAAGGTAGCGTAAAAGTGGtgaattcaatgaaaaaaagtataaaacatactttgtaaaaatatgtatcatAAACATTTTGACTCctcttaaatatttttgtacggCGTCTATTATCTAGTGCAATGGTTATAACTCGATCACAATCGACGCTCTGAATGAATTTGTCAAAGTCAGCAAGTAGAAGCGGCAAAATGAACATCAATTTGTGAATCCAATTCATAAAtgttatacatccatatactCGGCATATAATCGTTATTGCTAAATTAAGCGGCTGACTAATTATGATCGATGCACAAGAATGCGATGTCATTTCTCATCATCTTCGTAGATATATACAATACATCATGTAAAAATTGACAACCCTCCAGAATTTGTTTCCCAATGTCTTATCGAAAACCGTTTCCAGTGGTTGGGGGGTAATGGAACTGTTTAAATACGTCATCTAAAAGCCAACCCCCGTCCTACATTTTGATTAATGGCACGCGAGATGTTCGCGCGAAAGATAAAATAGCTgagtttttgagaaaaacaattctaatatcatatttttcaatctaaaATGTAATTAACTTTATCCGATAAATAATAGTGAAAAATCATCAATACTGGTATTGCTCAACTTTTAGTTCAAGCTAATATGCTACCGGTTTCTGTAGGGTCAGATAAATTCATCAACAGTGATGAACCAACTTACAAGCATTCAGTCGGACGTACACTGtagtttcgaataattttacagCCCGACGTTTGACCCTAAATTAAGCTCCTACTTGTAGTAATTATTTTATGCATACCTCAACTGTTTTACTTCGTTTTTCAGCACAATCAATTCCGTGTTTTTCTCAATGGCACGCTTCAGGCTACTTTCCAAAGCATTATACTCTTCTTGCCGATGACTTAAAAGCGCCTCCACTTGTTCTTGCAAAAACTTAACCGTCATCGTAAGATCTTCACTAGCTGTTTTGCCAATTGTTACAAACATCAGCACTAAAACTAGAACCAACCACTCCGTTGTTCTCCACATACCGTTAAAATGTGATGATACAACAATTTTCGCGAACTCTGCAGGTATTTCTGATTGGCGAACGTTTACAACCGCGatacaattatttcatcaagtACGAGCTGTGTTTCGTATATTCTCATTCGAATGGATGGTAAATTGAAACCCTGAACGCCATGGGCATACTGACACCGCTATAGCCGAGGGAGAGCTTATATTAGCGGCTGGACAAAGGGCCCGCGCCGTTACGGCTCCGTGGAGCTCCACGGAGCAGGTGTTCCACAACACCGGGCGTCCCGGTATCCTCCGTACCAAAGTATCATCCCCACCTCGCTAAGAACCCCATTccgcatcacagacctgttttATCTCGATCCCTAACTCCTGCGGCCTGCCATCGCCGCCACAGATTGCAGGTATACCGAAATGTACAACGGATATGCTCGTACTTGATTGAACCACTTACCGAGGACAATTAACTctaaataaagaatttattcacctACGAATGAATAGATACCCAACTTATTTTTCTTACCATTAGTTGAAAGTTCACTCTTCAGATATaccgttttattttcaatcaggTTAACGAGTAAAGCACCTTACTCGTGACTGATTTTCTCCTCGATCAAAATCGAACAACTGCCCTCAttcacgaggttgaagttagtaacgtgaTCGTAACAGACCATTGGGGAAAATATCACTAGTTTCttaatttcacaataatttttaaggAACTAAGAATGCGAAACATCAGTgtcttttgttttattactgTCTACTGAACTTCAGACAATTCGTATATAGCGAAGTAACGGTTCTTCCTTATATCATGAATCGTAGCACCAACGTGACTAACTTCAATACGATTCTTCATTCGTGTAAATCtgaattcaaattaaatttagATGAGTTGATTCCCGCCCTTCGAGGTATtactgtaataaataattcgcGTCTTCAGAATAAATCTTTCCATGATCCATgtttacagatttttctcagttgattcaaatatatttgctGCCCCATGAAAATTAGCCCCCCTGAATAGATTCTCTTCGTTATATGGTTGCAGCTGTGGCAGTCTTTGTACAGAAAACGGTTAGCTCTTTGGAACCTACAACCAATGTTCACAGAGTTttataattgattgaaaaacgtTTGTGTACACATAGACATTACTTATTCTGGCCTTCCAGCTGCCCAATCAAAGTTAGCCCTACTAAGTGTATTCTCTCCGTAGTCCTAGCTTTTGGTAGCTTTGGCACGTAGCCTCTGCAATAAGTAAAGACGAGCGCACGCGCGCGCCACGCGTCGAACGGCCCCCGGCAACCACCCTCGCCCCCTCCGTAGTATTTCCCTGCACCACAGGGTATAGTTAGGGCCGGCACTCGCAGTCAGCTTCAGGCTGCAGCCAGGGGGACCATCTACCCGCACCGGCCGGCATGCGAGTCGAAATCATCCCGTCCAGCGATGCGAGCTGAGCTGAGGCAACGGGTAAATAATGATTCGACTAACCGGACCGCCGGCGCCCCTCGGCTACAAAGTTTGGGTAGAAATCTTTTCATCTGTCTGTGCGGCAGATGTTCGAACCCCGGCTGTTTCGTGAAAAACATACCCTGTAAGAAAACAATAACTTTCACGCTGTTAGATTTGAGGTATTTTCACCGTAACAGCCGCTGGTTTAATCGATCTTCACTGATCTATGCTATTGCAATTTTCAAGCGCATTTTTACAATTCCTGGCAACACCCATGGCAAAATCTTTTTGCTCAAATCGCATTCGAACCGAAGGTAGAACCTTATTAAAGCCTTTTGAATAAGATTCAAGCGAGATACGTAATGTAtttaaattcgaaatatttaaaaaaaaaatttcaacttgcGGTTTACGATATTCATACACGGTTGATTTGCTGCCACAAACTTTGATATCGTAAAAATACGTCATTATATTCCATGCAGACGATTTGATTGTATATTTATCTTGTTATCCATTAAAAGTAAACCAACATGTTGATAtgttgaataatgaatttgtCAATTGGCGTGAACTTAATTGTTCCAAATTAAATGCTTTTAAGGCACAAGCAATAATTTTTGGTAGTAGATTGAAAGTTAATAGTGATGATTATAAGTTAGCACCAATAAGCATTATTGCAAATAATTGAGTTATTCCTTATGTTAATTCagtcagaaaattttttgtaacctTTATATTTGATGCTTCTCACGGAGTTACGCCTCTAGGatcaaacatatttttttacctaTCAACCTATCTGTTATACACAGCCTAATCCTGTTGCgagaatgattttttcatcattacaAAGCTTTTTTCTTACGTGATGATCTTCTGGCTCAAGCGGAATCGTAAAAATGGAGAATACcagataaaataataaaaattttatttaataagaTGTTATGCTCTTCTAGGCAGCATCACACGAAAAATGACGGTGGCTTGCACCCTTATGGTACAATACTTAAAAGTTTTAGTCTAATGTAGCGCCAATAATAAATCTGATAATACCATATATATGTAGAATGTACATTGTAccattatatttttaattttttaacaagaaGGGATAATActtattaattcaattatcTACGGGCGAAAACccgtgtataaaaaaaaaaagaaacctctGACTTTGTACGAACGCTGTAGCTCATCCGCTTTtcttaaataaattatgatgAAGTTACGTTATGTGAACTAAACCTTTCCCTTTGGTGGTATGGCAAAAGGGATACGGTgacacttttatttttctgtgaGGCAAAAATTGGAATGTTCAGCTTCTGGCTGCCGCTTGCCAGGTGCGGTATGATGAGATAGCGTTCCTCAAAGGTCCTCAAGTGTGCACGAATCCGACGCTCTGaaccacaaatttttttattccttccaGCATATTTGTCATTATTCACAATCACGGAAGGCATAAGATTCGACTATTTTTTGATCACATTCGGAATCATTCGAAATAGACGCTTTGAACTACGTATAAGCAAAGTTAAATAAGAAAACCTTCTTTGgctaaaattatatacatacatgtagaTTAGGATGGATTAATACAGAAAATCGTATTGAAACGTGTTAAAgtatacaaaatttcaatgcAAATTCTTAAGTTTCGAGAGCGTTTTCTGCATGATTTCTAGTCATAAATGTTTATCTAATAAATCTCAAGATGTTGTGACCGAAATCAACatgtaatttattacacgatTTATCttgtgaatttaaaaaaatttataaaaaatcatgtaataaattacaaaatcaTGAATTAGCAAATGCACTAGATAAAAAATCATATACAGTTGactatattattttttgtctaTTATATCTGATgattcgcgtttttttttaatgtgatttaattaaagatATAATCATAGGCtgtaatcatttttaatagGGACGCCTAGCTCACACACACCTTGCCGTTGGAATCAAATTCAGGGAAGTAATACGCTACCTGATGGATTTTATATGTTACTACTGCCAGAAAACTCTATGTAGAATCAGTGTCCAGAATCTAAGGACGACAGAACTCTAGAGTAATCTGTTTGGTTTCAGGCGTTAATCAAGGAACTGTGGATATGGACCACAATGGTGCAGGACGATCTAGCTGTCAAAAATACATCCACTGATACTTGTTCATTCCGTATTGTGGTTAGATAAGGAATTATTTACAGTTTTGTTTAATGAATAAAGCGGTATTGCAATCATCGACACGAATAGCTGTGAAGGTAGAACTCGAAGATGTTTAGT includes the following:
- the LOC107226910 gene encoding protein scabrous-like, producing the protein MWRTTEWLVLVLVLMFVTIGKTASEDLTMTVKFLQEQVEALLSHRQEEYNALESSLKRAIEKNTELIVLKNEVKQLRKEVTLLRGGSGNEAKNEKLRVRWLGSAVTELQAEVAEVLRTRNASEELAERSRMRSELTLLRGDVAEVGRGIRSLGVRITRIEATLGTMRVDIGTVKERSTQISRSCAEVVSQMSSVQIEMKSLKCRPEISMHYKDNPSLQHNNIYNEIRRQHINHHTRHSLLRASSNRYIEERLMNLERKISMVSRKRGLVEKRVIYENQDYVTKRLTALETVQHSFSKQLFNISREVTAVSKVRESMVELFESVQAIEDKVDTNQPDMKREIARLDVNAARKAAELSLTREELGNLRRMVQALSVSASKLQEKSDQQQEMIGNINITLATLDLTQSLDTATNITHELEHVEDQYRLIVDALPGNCNDRDGLTLFAPGPGAPLLASCNKGWLVVARRIDGMVEFDRSWNDYAAGFGSPVNEFWVGNEALHRLTRDNCTRLRIDLVDIYGGHWRAEYESFRVDSDEANYKLHVSGYSGNATDALSYQNGMAFSAKDRDLDISSTDCAANYHGGWWFSHCQHANLNGRYSLGLTWFQSPTNEWMAVASSEMSIQRKQEC